From Xiphophorus hellerii strain 12219 chromosome 9, Xiphophorus_hellerii-4.1, whole genome shotgun sequence, a single genomic window includes:
- the LOC116725268 gene encoding interferon-induced protein with tetratricopeptide repeats 2-like isoform X2, whose translation MSSTETSESRLNALQSHFTWELQPSRSKQTYLRDALGDISTEEGNFWLGHVYNLLGFIQYQLGSSEDALNLFNRAAETFQRQKNADEGPWLMVNFGNLAWLHHHLGEDEKSEDYLSKVDGLMRKYPAPPELERHPEVLAEKAWTLMKFDKEKKLEAAELFQRAIEMQPDTVEWQSSYAILSTEFLTDNLQKLNADRLEMLRSANEQDPDDLCIAALYLEARAANGEIVHGEARVLAGKLKEKPVNSYSGISPLLRLNKRFKLEDDAEESPDEALNQTQQQRSDAESLTKKILSKDYRTDSNEINGAIRLWEEVIHNDPQPKLEDKITLASIHAKLDAKKAEQIYKELLEQRQDLDLARKQMLYNVYAKHLFFMKNNSCESTEYHMRAAEIQEESKYRHSSITELEKTLTRETSRRNGDADLCKRIKELLARLGIQPATQNH comes from the exons ATGAG CTCTACAGAGACTTCAGAGTCCAGGCTGAACGCGCTGCAGAGCCACTTCACCTGGGAGCTCCAACCCTCCAGGTCCAAACAGACCTACCTCCGGGACGCACTGGGAGACATCAGCACTGAGGAGGGGAACTTCTGGCTGGGTCACGTCTACAACCTGCTGGGCTTCATCCAGTACCAGCTGGGCTCCTCTGAAGACGCCCTGAACCTCTTCAACCGGGCCGCTGAGACCTTCCAGAGGCAGAAAAACGCTGATGAAGGTCCCTGGTTGATGGTGAACTTTGGGAATCTGGCCTGGCTGCACCATCACCTGGGAGAAGATGAGAAGAGTGAAGACTACCTGTCAAAGGTCGACGGTCTGATGAGGAAATACCCAGCTCCACCTGAGTTAGAGCGCCACCCAGAGGTCTTAGCTGAGAAGGCCTGGACCCTGATGAAGTTTGATAAAGAGAAGAAGCTGGAGGCTGCAGAGCTCTTCCAGAGAGCCATCGAGATGCAGCCGGACACCGTGGAGTGGCAGAGCAGCTACGCCATACTATCAACAGAGTTCCTCACAGACAACTTACAGAAGCTGAACGCTGACCGGCTGGAGATGCTGAGATCTGCCAACGAACAGGACCCAGATGACTTATGCATTGCTGCTCTTTATCTGGAGGCCAGAGCTGCAAACGGAGAAATCGTCCATGGTGAAGCTCGAGTTTTGGCTGGAAAGCTGAAAGAGAAACCTGTCAACAGCTACAGCGGAATCAGCCCATTGCTGCGTCTGAACAAAAGGTTTAAACTGGAAGACGACGCTGAAGAATCTCCAGATGAAGCTCTGAATCAAACCCAACAGCAAAGATCTGATGCAGAGAGTCTCACAAAGAAGATCCTTTCTAAGGACTACAGAACTGACAGCAACGAGATCAACGGAGCAATCAGACTCTGGGAGGAAGTGATTCATAATGATCCTCAACCCAAACTTGAAGATAAAATCACTTTGGCGTCCATACATGCAAAGCTAGACGCAAAGAAAGCTGAGCAGATTTACAAAGAGCTGCTGGAACAAAGACAAGATCTGGATCTAGCAAGAAAACAGATGCTTTACAACGTCTACGccaaacatttattctttatgaaaaataacagcTGCGAGTCAACTGAGTACCACATGAGGGCAGCAGAGATCCAAGAAGAGTCAAAATATCGACATTCCAGCATCACAGAACTGGAGAAGACCTTAACAAGAGAAACTTCCAGAAGAAACGGAGACGCTGATCTGTGCAAACGCATCAAAGAGCTTCTGGCCAGACTGGGAATTCAACCTGCAACCCAGAACCACTGA
- the LOC116725268 gene encoding interferon-induced protein with tetratricopeptide repeats 2-like isoform X1: protein MSSSTETSESRLNALQSHFTWELQPSRSKQTYLRDALGDISTEEGNFWLGHVYNLLGFIQYQLGSSEDALNLFNRAAETFQRQKNADEGPWLMVNFGNLAWLHHHLGEDEKSEDYLSKVDGLMRKYPAPPELERHPEVLAEKAWTLMKFDKEKKLEAAELFQRAIEMQPDTVEWQSSYAILSTEFLTDNLQKLNADRLEMLRSANEQDPDDLCIAALYLEARAANGEIVHGEARVLAGKLKEKPVNSYSGISPLLRLNKRFKLEDDAEESPDEALNQTQQQRSDAESLTKKILSKDYRTDSNEINGAIRLWEEVIHNDPQPKLEDKITLASIHAKLDAKKAEQIYKELLEQRQDLDLARKQMLYNVYAKHLFFMKNNSCESTEYHMRAAEIQEESKYRHSSITELEKTLTRETSRRNGDADLCKRIKELLARLGIQPATQNH from the exons ATGAG CAGCTCTACAGAGACTTCAGAGTCCAGGCTGAACGCGCTGCAGAGCCACTTCACCTGGGAGCTCCAACCCTCCAGGTCCAAACAGACCTACCTCCGGGACGCACTGGGAGACATCAGCACTGAGGAGGGGAACTTCTGGCTGGGTCACGTCTACAACCTGCTGGGCTTCATCCAGTACCAGCTGGGCTCCTCTGAAGACGCCCTGAACCTCTTCAACCGGGCCGCTGAGACCTTCCAGAGGCAGAAAAACGCTGATGAAGGTCCCTGGTTGATGGTGAACTTTGGGAATCTGGCCTGGCTGCACCATCACCTGGGAGAAGATGAGAAGAGTGAAGACTACCTGTCAAAGGTCGACGGTCTGATGAGGAAATACCCAGCTCCACCTGAGTTAGAGCGCCACCCAGAGGTCTTAGCTGAGAAGGCCTGGACCCTGATGAAGTTTGATAAAGAGAAGAAGCTGGAGGCTGCAGAGCTCTTCCAGAGAGCCATCGAGATGCAGCCGGACACCGTGGAGTGGCAGAGCAGCTACGCCATACTATCAACAGAGTTCCTCACAGACAACTTACAGAAGCTGAACGCTGACCGGCTGGAGATGCTGAGATCTGCCAACGAACAGGACCCAGATGACTTATGCATTGCTGCTCTTTATCTGGAGGCCAGAGCTGCAAACGGAGAAATCGTCCATGGTGAAGCTCGAGTTTTGGCTGGAAAGCTGAAAGAGAAACCTGTCAACAGCTACAGCGGAATCAGCCCATTGCTGCGTCTGAACAAAAGGTTTAAACTGGAAGACGACGCTGAAGAATCTCCAGATGAAGCTCTGAATCAAACCCAACAGCAAAGATCTGATGCAGAGAGTCTCACAAAGAAGATCCTTTCTAAGGACTACAGAACTGACAGCAACGAGATCAACGGAGCAATCAGACTCTGGGAGGAAGTGATTCATAATGATCCTCAACCCAAACTTGAAGATAAAATCACTTTGGCGTCCATACATGCAAAGCTAGACGCAAAGAAAGCTGAGCAGATTTACAAAGAGCTGCTGGAACAAAGACAAGATCTGGATCTAGCAAGAAAACAGATGCTTTACAACGTCTACGccaaacatttattctttatgaaaaataacagcTGCGAGTCAACTGAGTACCACATGAGGGCAGCAGAGATCCAAGAAGAGTCAAAATATCGACATTCCAGCATCACAGAACTGGAGAAGACCTTAACAAGAGAAACTTCCAGAAGAAACGGAGACGCTGATCTGTGCAAACGCATCAAAGAGCTTCTGGCCAGACTGGGAATTCAACCTGCAACCCAGAACCACTGA